In Aerosakkonema funiforme FACHB-1375, the sequence TATTCTCCCACTCTCCCGCTCTCCCTCTTTCCCCACTCCATTAATAAAGCTGCATTACATCGGTAATAGCGAGGCGCGATCGCACTCCCAGCGTTAAAGGCGAGGTATGACCCCGATCGAGGTGTTCCGCCGCCGCGCAGCCAATCATCGCCGCGTTATCGGTGCAAAATTTAAGACTGGGGAAGATGACTCGCAAGTTGTGAGTTTCTGCGGCTGCTTGCAGATGTTTCCGCAGTCCGCTGTTAGCGGCGACGCCGCCGCCTACCGCAATGGTGTTGATGTTGCGATCGAGGGCGCAGGCGATCGCACGTCGAGTCAGCGATCGAGCTACAGTATCCTGGAAGCTAGCGGCAATATCATTCACCGGTAACGGCTGTACGCCTTCCTGTTCGAGTTTTTGTACCAAACGCAGCACAGCAGTTTTTAAACCGCTAAAACTGGAATCGTAAGGATGATAACCGCCACTAGGAAGCGAAACTTTACCTTCTGGGAGGGGAAAGGCATTGGGATTGCCTTCTCGTGCCAGCTTATCGATTGCTGGGCCACCAGGATAACCCAACTGCAACAACCGGGCCACTTTATCGAAAGCTTCACCCGCCGCATCATCGCGAGTTTCTCCCAGTTTTTCGTACATACCGCAATCTTTGACATAAATCAAGCTCGTGTGACCGCCGGAAACCAGCAGACACAAGAAGGGAGGCTCTAGATCGGGGGCGCTGAGGTAAGAGGCGTAAATATGTCCTTCCAGATGATGAACGCCCACAAAAGGCTTATTCTGAAGTATAGCCAGAGTTTTTGCAGCACTTAAGCCTACTAGCAAAGCTCCCACCAAACCTGGGGCGCAAGTGGCTGCGATGCCCTCAATCTCTGCCCAGTCCGTACCTGCCTCCTCAAAGGCTTGGGCTATGGCCTGGTTGATCGTTTCGACGTGTTGGCGGGAAGCCACCTCCGGTACAACTCCCCCATACTGTCGGTGGACTGGTATTTGAGAAGCGATGATGCTACTCAAAACTTTACGGTTCTTTACAATTGCCACCGCAGTTTCGTCACAACTTGTTTCAATTGCTAAAACTGTTGCCATTCACTGGTACTTTAAAAAATCAATGTGCTTTCCTAACAAGACTGGCTGCTTTCTAGTTTAGCCAGCTTGGTTGTACAAACAACTTCAACTTCTTGTTCGGAAAACTTATTGTTTTGTAACAAAAGGAAACAATCCATGCGACGATTGTTAGCTCTGATTTTTGCGATCGGTATCTGGTTCACTTTTGCCCCTGCTGCATCTGCTGACGTTGCTGGTCTTGTACCTTGCAAAGACTCCCCTGCTTTCCAAGAACGGGCAGCTAGTGCAGCCAATACTACCAGCGACCCCGCTTCTGGCCAAAAGCGCTTTGAACGTTATTCCCAAGCACTCTGCGGCCCAGAAGGTTTGCCCCACTTGGTCGTTGATGGTCGTTTAGACCGCGCTGGTGATTTTCTCATTCCTAGCGTTCTGTTTCTCTACATCACCGGTTGGATTGGTTGGGTAGGTCGTTCCTATCTGCAAGCCATCAAGAAAGATAAAGACGCAGAACAAAAAGAAATCATCATTGATGTTCCTTTGGCGATTTCCAAAGTGCTGACTGGGCCACTGTGGCCTTTGTTGGCTTTGAAAGAAATCACCACCGGTGAAATGTTTGCCAAGGAAGAAGAAATCCCAGTTTCTCCCCGCTAGTTTAGTTTTACCCCTTAATTAGGAGGATCGTTCGATGCAGCATTTGCTTAAGTATCTTTCCACAGCTCCAGTTATTGCCGCTGTTTGGATGACAATCACTGCTGGTATTTTGATTGAATTCAATCGCTTTTTCCCCGACCTGCTTTTCCACCCAATGCCGTAATAACCTATCTTTAGGCTTACTCGCTTAACGATTTGGTTACACCTAAATACGTATGCTAGTTTTTGCTTGACCTTATATCCGTAAGCCAAACTAGCAACAACCTTTGACAATTGGATAAATGTTTGAAACTCGCGATCGTTTATAGCCGTTGGGGTAGCGTCCTGTAAACGATCTCGAGTTTTATCTTTGTGTCTTTTGGCAGAGTATTAAAAAATTAACTTTTGTAAGGTTAAATCAGTACGCAAAGAAACCGGGTTTCTATGAAAAATCGTTGGTTTTCCGACTGTATATCTACGAAGAAACCCGGTTTCCGGTCGGGAGCGTGCGTAAGTCCTGAAAAAATTAACTTTTGTAAGGTTAAATCAGAAGCTGCACAATTGAACAAAGAGGAACTTGGCTGGTTTGCTGTCAACTATTGGCCTGATTGTAATTTCCACGATCGCAATCTCTCTGTACGCCACTAGCAATCCTCCCATGCCGGCTGTAAGCGTTACGGCATCAAGAGTACCAGACTCATTTAAATCGCCCGAAGGCTGGAACGAGTATGGCAGCGGTTTTCCGATCTGTGGCATTGGTGGTGCCCTGCTAGCCTATGCTCTATTGGCTTTGGACTTAACCAAATTTATCTCTAACTATTTGTTTCAATAAAAGTTAGGGAACGGCTAGTTTCTAATATAGAAACCTGTTTTCTTAAACAAAAATAGTTTCTATATTAGAAACAAAATGCAGGCGGTTTTTGCAGAAATAAAAGCCATCTCCCAAGAAACAGAAACATTTCTTGGGAGATGGATATCCGATGTTACCGGACTTGATATCGAAGAGCTTAGAGGATTTTGACAAATCCTCATTGAGGGAGAGGTTGGATCGAATGTTTAGACGATGATCGCCAAATCGCTAAAGCCGCTCTTGAATTGATCGAAGGTCAGATCGATTACTCCATCATAGAAATTACCAGAGTAGCGAGTAGGATCATTTCTTAAATTGTAGTCATTATCTTGACCCCAAGGATTTCGCACAACGACGTGTTCAGTACCGCCTTCATCTACATAGGCGTTTGTGACTGAATAGACATGACCACCAACCAATAGGAGACTTGATTGAGATGTCGCTGCCGCTATCGGGTTACCCTTGTTTAGTGCGTTGGTAATGTCATCGAAATTCAGCCGTTGCGTCTCATCAGAAGTAGCGCTAGTCCCAATAAGTTGTGCTTTGAAAAATGTGTCTTGAGTAAGGACTTCACCAGTGGCATGGTCTGTATTTCCAGCGGCGACACGGGCATACAAATCCCCCTTGCGCCCAGTAATTCGCTCAAGCGGATCTCTAGAATTATCCCCATTACCAATGAAAGTATAACCACCATAAACCTTTGTTCCTTGCAACTCTTTTTCTATGCCTTGTA encodes:
- a CDS encoding Photosystem I reaction center subunit III translates to MRRLLALIFAIGIWFTFAPAASADVAGLVPCKDSPAFQERAASAANTTSDPASGQKRFERYSQALCGPEGLPHLVVDGRLDRAGDFLIPSVLFLYITGWIGWVGRSYLQAIKKDKDAEQKEIIIDVPLAISKVLTGPLWPLLALKEITTGEMFAKEEEIPVSPR
- the tsaD gene encoding tRNA (adenosine(37)-N6)-threonylcarbamoyltransferase complex transferase subunit TsaD translates to MATVLAIETSCDETAVAIVKNRKVLSSIIASQIPVHRQYGGVVPEVASRQHVETINQAIAQAFEEAGTDWAEIEGIAATCAPGLVGALLVGLSAAKTLAILQNKPFVGVHHLEGHIYASYLSAPDLEPPFLCLLVSGGHTSLIYVKDCGMYEKLGETRDDAAGEAFDKVARLLQLGYPGGPAIDKLAREGNPNAFPLPEGKVSLPSGGYHPYDSSFSGLKTAVLRLVQKLEQEGVQPLPVNDIAASFQDTVARSLTRRAIACALDRNINTIAVGGGVAANSGLRKHLQAAAETHNLRVIFPSLKFCTDNAAMIGCAAAEHLDRGHTSPLTLGVRSRLAITDVMQLY
- the psaJ gene encoding photosystem I reaction center subunit IX codes for the protein MQHLLKYLSTAPVIAAVWMTITAGILIEFNRFFPDLLFHPMP
- a CDS encoding photosystem I reaction center subunit XI, which gives rise to MAGLLSTIGLIVISTIAISLYATSNPPMPAVSVTASRVPDSFKSPEGWNEYGSGFPICGIGGALLAYALLALDLTKFISNYLFQ